The region TTGATCGAAACTGTTACAAACTTCTGACCGCTTCGTTTTGCAGAAAATGGTCTTTCAATTGAGGGGCTTCATCTGGTGAAAGCAAAAGAATGTCCATGGTTCAGGGTAGCAAAGCCCCTCTGGATGGGGTCTAGTTCAATTGGCTTATCCGGGCTTCGTTCATGAAAAAGGCGTTTTCGTGAACATGTGTTCAATGGTATTTGCGTAAGTGTTCAATCCAATTTTGAAAGCGCAGAATTGAAAAGCAAGTCCGAAATTGACTTTGCAGTACAGCCCTTTTGATCTACCCCTTTCGATGAGGACCCAGAGAACGAAAATTTCATTGGCATTCACATTTCAAAAAGAAACTTGCATAAATCCCAAAAAAGAAAATAAAAATGGGAGAAATTTTAAAATGTGAAATTCACCTCTTTTACATCAATGCCCAATTTGATATGACAGAGGCACAGATTTAAGGGAGGCACAACATGAACAAAACCGCTCTGGTCGGCGCTGCGCTGGCTCTGGGAAGCATGGCTTTTGCCCAGCAAAACCGCATTGACACCATCCGCCCTGATTCCCCCCAACTCTCTCCATATGGTGAATACCAGATCGGGGTACAGACCCTGAAGGTGGTCAACCCCAAACAGTTGGACATTGTGAATGCCACCGCAGGCAATCCCATCCCCACCTACGACCGTCCCCTCACCCTTGAAGTGTGGTACCCCGCCCAACTGAAAGCCGACCAGAAACCCGGCGGCGTGTACAACACCACCACCCGGGACGCTTCCATCGCCATTCAGGTGTACGGCAAAGCTGTGCGCGATGCCGAACCCCTCGTCAAACCCGAGAAGTTCCCTCTGGTGATCGTTTCACACGGCTACCCCGGCAACCGTTACCTGCTCAGCCACCTGACCGAAAACCTCGCCAGCAAAGGCTATGTGGTGGTGGCCATCGACCACACCGACAGCACCTTTTCAGATGTGAAAGCCTTCGGCAGCACCCTGATGAACCGCTCTCTGGACCAGCTTTTTGTGCTGAACGAGATCGATAAGCTCAGCAAAAACGGCAGCAAGAGCTTCCTCTCGGGTCTGGTGGATGCCAACAACACCGCAGTGGTTGGCTACTCGATGGGCGGATACGGCGTGGTCAACACCATCGGTGGGGGCTTCACCGACTTTGCCACCACCCTGCAATTTGCTCCACCCAACAAAGCCCTCGCTGCACGCGCTGCCAGCAACCCCGATTACCTGAAAACCGTGGATTCCCGCATCAAGGCCGCCATTGCCATTGCACCGTGGGGCATGCAGGTGGGCTTCTGGAACGCCGAAACCCTCAAGGGCATCAAAACCCCTGTGCTGTTTGTGGCAGGTGACCGCGACGATGTCTCTGGTTACGAAAAAGGCACAAGGGCCATCTTTGAAAATGCTGTCAACACCAACCGTTACCTGCTGACCTTCCACAACGCCAACCACAACGCTGCTGCACCCATGCCCGCTCCAGTGGAAACCTACAACAACTTCCCCCTCTTTGAGGCGTACTCGGAGACCGCATGGGACACCGTCAAGATGAACAACATCCTGGCGCACTTCGCCACCGCTTATCTGGGCATGCACCTCAAAGGTCAGACCGACATGCAAAAATACCTGAACCTCGTGGAGAACTCCAACGATGGGGCCGGAAACACCTACTGGGAAGGCTTCAAACCCAGAACCGCTCTGGGCCTGTCCCTGAAATACCTGCCTGCAGGCAAGTGAAGTGCTGTTTCAGGTGACCATCACCCGGTCTCGACCAGCCCGCTTGGCCCGATAAAGCGCCTGATCTGCCCGATTCACAGCCTCCAGAGGATCCTCTGGGGGCTGATACTTTGCCACCCCAATGGAAATGGTGATGTGCTGGATGTGGTCTTCATCCCGAATGGGCGTGGAGGCCACCGATTTGCGGATGGTTTCGGCGAAAATGGCGGCCTGTTCTGCGGTGGTGCCGGGCATCAAACACACAAATTCTTCGCCCCCATAACGGGCAAGGATGTCCTCTGGTCGCAACTGCATCTGGATGCGGGCCACCAGCACTTTCAGCACATGGTCTCCAAACAGGTGCCCCTGCTGGTCATTGATGCGTTTGAAGTGGTCGAGGTCCATCATCACCACACAGACGGGTGCTGCCACATAAGGCGAAGCGTGGGCCTTGAGGTGTTCCAGAAAAGCCCGCCTGTTGTAGCACCCGGTCAGGGCATCGTTGAAGGCCAGTTTGTGGCTGCGCCCGAGGGCAACCTGCAAATGGTCGTTGACCGTCTTGAGTTGTTCGTTGCTTTCCTGAAGTTGTTCTTTGAAGCGGTGCATCTCTTCCATCAAGATTCCTTGCTGCAAGTACAACTCTATGGCTTTTCGGGAAATCCCATGGGCCTCCTGATGGTATCTGATGAGCACCGCTGCATACACCAGCAATCCCACCCCAATGATGGCCGCATAGGCATGGGTTGAAGGGGTGAGCAGGAGCCTCAGGGAGATGGGGAGCAGCATCAAGACCACCATGGACGGATACAGGGTCGGAACCGCCGAATAGGTCACCAGCCCTCCCGAGACGATGGCCAGCAAGAACATCAGCAGCAGGTAAAACTGCTCGGTGTGCTCTGGATGGAAGTACAGCATCACCAGAATGCTCCAGCCGATGGCACGGGTCAGGCTGAAAGCCACTTCTCTGGACAGCCAGAATTCGGCAGCATGGAAATGCTTGATTTTGGGGTAACCAAACACCGAGCGGGCATG is a window of Deinococcus misasensis DSM 22328 DNA encoding:
- a CDS encoding GGDEF domain-containing protein codes for the protein MIHKTLSQRTLDESVDRLYDQMRPSVVMTFLAVVLFAFALLRETPLVVGSWTVVMLGHTFLHARSVFGYPKIKHFHAAEFWLSREVAFSLTRAIGWSILVMLYFHPEHTEQFYLLLMFLLAIVSGGLVTYSAVPTLYPSMVVLMLLPISLRLLLTPSTHAYAAIIGVGLLVYAAVLIRYHQEAHGISRKAIELYLQQGILMEEMHRFKEQLQESNEQLKTVNDHLQVALGRSHKLAFNDALTGCYNRRAFLEHLKAHASPYVAAPVCVVMMDLDHFKRINDQQGHLFGDHVLKVLVARIQMQLRPEDILARYGGEEFVCLMPGTTAEQAAIFAETIRKSVASTPIRDEDHIQHITISIGVAKYQPPEDPLEAVNRADQALYRAKRAGRDRVMVT
- a CDS encoding alpha/beta hydrolase family protein, which gives rise to MNKTALVGAALALGSMAFAQQNRIDTIRPDSPQLSPYGEYQIGVQTLKVVNPKQLDIVNATAGNPIPTYDRPLTLEVWYPAQLKADQKPGGVYNTTTRDASIAIQVYGKAVRDAEPLVKPEKFPLVIVSHGYPGNRYLLSHLTENLASKGYVVVAIDHTDSTFSDVKAFGSTLMNRSLDQLFVLNEIDKLSKNGSKSFLSGLVDANNTAVVGYSMGGYGVVNTIGGGFTDFATTLQFAPPNKALAARAASNPDYLKTVDSRIKAAIAIAPWGMQVGFWNAETLKGIKTPVLFVAGDRDDVSGYEKGTRAIFENAVNTNRYLLTFHNANHNAAAPMPAPVETYNNFPLFEAYSETAWDTVKMNNILAHFATAYLGMHLKGQTDMQKYLNLVENSNDGAGNTYWEGFKPRTALGLSLKYLPAGK